The Chanos chanos chromosome 16, fChaCha1.1, whole genome shotgun sequence genome has a window encoding:
- the LOC115829600 gene encoding AT-rich interactive domain-containing protein 5B yields the protein MEQSTIQWLGAPSCLRGSFAFYKSVGCKSEQGAPPRVWRLGEFYFVRCGPQEPVCVAEVTLLWEDQTRRHLLASSRLYFLPEDTPKGRTGDHGEDEVVAVSKKIVVRVEDLVKWTCPEPPHWKGGCQKSNGLHKSDGLSTGTEPLETKSEGKYGAHVEQQRVRVLSYPQYCRFRSLQKRVQDQDGYLGLQDPHLLALGGLKVAQPNTRILYCRDTFNHPTLYNNASVLTQLGCSSLSLKGRPRKRRGRDSKGLEQPSFNQSESWMEKMKENVMGSVEMRWEGGWLPHPEEQLFLDQLFAFMERRGSPISKVPNLGFKKIDLFLMYSVVKRLGGYERVTSQRLWKTVYNELGGNPGSTSAATCTRRHYEKLMLPYEQHLKGGSPELTKPKASTGNTIVRKPGRGKGEESAVKNSKVTEQATTSDVVVVRKRGRPPGKRNAKLLAKASVGRPPSLRAKRDFNQVEKSHSEPSTPHPSTVFQELKHNNIPLTSGLSSVSSPPIPHPPQQEQGRQTEQVEAQTPSLMVPPSQNQAGGSLGGFSPTKGLCPLDLFRTRLGLSGVVESPGITPQDPATFLQTLLFSQPKTYSPETPESFKHQCMGCRAEDSTQLCQTSRPPLPPLRILPLDIDCSLQVRQLMRTRLGSTHMSSFTKRLSEVLAQDIGKTCPPDGLPLPVPPEQAVPLNLSKRATVKRPADDTKLREALPYQPHGDTASVRAKRLKLEPEDLSLPQKRNGCLYGFPATQDQPADLSSPCRARAFLPDQTEQGLTIFPRSNLIPSSDSQTSSIHGASHGLPVAHAPHVPKQDVENSDANAVMLKPEDASPCRTEPERPQVSQISEPSPSSDVTDQPVAFDDVKPKSDVVPSLKELPSSLLSQPSQSC from the exons TGGTTAGGTGCTCCCAGCTGTTTGAGGGGTTCTTTTGCCTTTTATAAGTCGGTGGGATGCAAGTCCGAACAGGGAGCCCCCCCTCGCGTATGGAGGCTGGGAGAGTTCTACTTTGTACGCTGTGGCCCTCAGGAACCTGTGTGTGTCGCAGAGGTAACTCTGCTCTGGGAAGACCAAACTCGGCGCCACCTGCTGGCCAGTTCCAGACTTTATTTCCTGCCTGAGGATACTCCCAAAGGCAGGACTGGGGACCATGGAGAG GATGAAGTCGTGGCAGTGTCGAAGAAGATCGTGGTCCGAGTGGAGGATCTGGTGAAGTGGACTTGTCCGGAACCACCACACTGGAAGGGCGGGTGTCAAAAGAGCAACGGACTACACAAGTCCGACGGCCTGTCCACAGGTACGGAACCCCTGGAGACCAAAAGTGAAGGTAAGT ATGGTGCCCATGTAGAACAGCAGAGGGTTAGGGTACTCAGCTACCCCCAGTACTGCCGCTTCCGTTCCCTGCAAAAACGGGTCCAGGATCAGGATGGATACCTGGGCTTGCAGGACCCTCATCTGTTGGCTTTGGGAGGTCTCAAGGTAGCACAGCCGAACACACGGATTCTCTACTGCAGAGACACCTTCAACCACCCTACTTTGTACAACAACGCCAGTGTCCTCACACAACTGG GATGTTCCTCACTCAGCCTGAAGGGGAGACCtcgaaaaagaagaggaagagacagtaAAGGGCTGGAGCAGCCGAGCTTCAACCAGTCTGAGTCATGGATGGAGAAAATGAAG GAGAATGTGATGGGAAGCGTGGAGATGCGCTGGGAAGGGGGATGGCTCCCCCATCCTGAGGAGCAACTGTTTCTGGACCAGCTCTTTGCCTTCATGGAGCGCCGTGGTTCTCCCATTAGCAAAGTGCCTAATCTGGGTTTCAAAAAGA ttgacctgtttctcatGTATTCTGTGGTCAAAAGACTCGGGGGTTATGAGAGG GTGACATCCCAGAGGCTTTGGAAGACTGTGTACAATGAGTTGGGAGGCAACCCAGGCAGTACCAGCGCTGCCACCTGCACAAGAAGGCATTACGAAAA GCTTATGTTGCCTTATGAGCAGCACCTGAAAGGAGGAAGCCCAGAGCTCACCAAGCCCAAAGCTTCCACCGGGAATACGATTGTCCGAAAGCCTGGAAGGGGTAAAGGAGAAGAGAGCGCTGTGAAGAATAGTAAAGTCACGGAACAA GCAACAACATCAGATGTTGTAGTGGTGCGCAAGAGGGGAAGACCCCCTGGCAAACGGAATGCTAAGCTCCTGGCCAAAGCCAGTGTGGGAAGACCACCTTCCCTACGGGCTAAACGTGACTTCAACCAAGTAGAGAAATCACATTCTGAACCCTCGACTCCTCACCCATCAACTGTCTTCCAGGAACTGAAACATAACAATATTCCTCTAACCTCAGGCCTGTCCTCTGTATCTTCTCCACCTATCCCCCATCCACCACAACAGGAACAAGGCCGTCAAACAGAGCAGGTGGAGGCTCAAACTCCATCCCTGATGGTCCCGCCCTCCCAGAACCAAGCAGGGGGCTCTCTGGGTGGCTTCAGTCCCACCAAAGGCCTGTGTCCCCTGGATCTGTTCAGAACACGACTGGGCCTCAGTGGAGTGGTGGAAAGTCCTGGGATAACGCCGCAAGACCCGGCCACCTTCCTCCAGACACTCCTGTTCAGCCAACCCAAGACTTACAGCCCCGAGACTCCTGAGAGTTTCAAGCATCAGTGCATGGGATGCAGGGCAGAGGATTCAACCCAGCTATGTCAGACCTCCAGGCCTCCCCTACCACCACTACGGATCCTCCCATTGGATATTGACTGCAGCCTGCAGGTGCGACAGCTGATGCGCACACGCTTGGGTTCGACGCATATGAGCTCCTTTACCAAGCGACTGTCCGAAGTTTTGGCACAGGATATTGGCAAAACTTGCCCACCGGACGGCCTACCTTTGCCCGTGCCTCCTGAACAAGCCGTCCCTCTCAACCTTAGCAAACGGGCCACGGTCAAGAGGCCGGCTGATGACACAAAGCTCAGGGAAGCTTTGCCTTATCAGCCACATGGAGACACGGCTTCAGTAAGGGCTAAGAGGTTGAAGCTGGAGCCTGAGGACCTCAGTCTCCCTCAGAAACGGAATGGATGTCTGTATGGGTTTCCGGCGACCCAGGACCAGCCGGCTGACTTGAGCTCACCCTGCCGGGCCAGGGCTTTCCTACCGGACCAGACCGAACAAGGTCTGACCATTTTTCCTAGAAGCAATCTAATTCCCTCATCAGACAGTCAAACTAGTAGCATCCATGGTGCTTCACATGGCCTCCCTGTAGCTCATGCTCCTCATGTGCCGAAACAAGATGTTGAAAATTCTGATGCAAATGCCGTTATGTTGAAACCAGAAGATGCCTCTCCGTGCAGGACAGAGCCAGAACGACCACAGGTCAGTCAGATATCAGAACCATCCCCTAGCAGCGATGTCACCGACCAGCCGGTGGCCTTTGATGATGTCAAACCCAAATCCGACGTGGTGCCTTCACTCAAAGAACTTCCGAGCTCCCTTCTGTCCCAGCCATCTCAAAGCTGCTAG